One genomic window of Corynebacterium sp. sy039 includes the following:
- a CDS encoding glycerate kinase, with translation MHIIIAPDSLKGTATTHEAGQYLAQGVREELTARGMDLDSTTLSIFPMADGGEGTAALFDGQHITLPTTDAVGRLSEASYVFDESSSTAYIDVAAASGLVSVHDQLNPLGSDTFGTGVLIADAASRGATRIVLGLGGSATTDGGTGILVALGAQLLDHSGRILPQGGGGLSDIAQIDTAMLNIPAASVDWVLLGDVAATATGHTGTAHVYAPQKGADEQQVQQLEAGITALCAFTGIDPMRAGIGAAGGIPISILWLSALLHGTTDHVHLLPGARVIADHTGLSSAIGSADVVITAEGQYDAQSATGKVVGTIIELAQGADTRVAVAAGKFVDKLPEGVLGHTLADPAHCDVRTQLQQAGRALIAAFLDGPLESVKAQ, from the coding sequence AACAACCCATGAAGCTGGCCAGTACCTTGCTCAGGGGGTAAGAGAAGAACTCACCGCTCGTGGCATGGATTTGGATTCAACTACTCTGAGTATTTTTCCTATGGCTGATGGCGGTGAAGGAACAGCCGCGCTTTTCGACGGCCAACACATTACGCTGCCAACGACAGATGCCGTCGGTAGGCTCAGTGAAGCGTCCTATGTCTTTGATGAGTCAAGCTCAACTGCGTATATAGATGTTGCTGCCGCGAGCGGTCTTGTCTCTGTGCACGATCAGCTTAATCCACTAGGTAGTGATACTTTTGGCACTGGTGTGCTTATCGCTGATGCGGCAAGTCGTGGAGCAACACGTATCGTGTTGGGGCTTGGTGGCAGTGCTACGACTGATGGCGGCACAGGAATTTTGGTTGCCTTGGGAGCACAATTGCTTGATCACAGTGGACGTATTCTGCCCCAAGGTGGTGGTGGATTATCGGATATTGCCCAGATTGATACCGCTATGCTCAACATTCCTGCAGCCTCTGTAGACTGGGTGCTCCTTGGTGATGTCGCCGCAACTGCTACTGGGCATACTGGCACGGCACACGTATATGCACCACAAAAGGGAGCTGATGAGCAACAGGTTCAGCAATTAGAAGCAGGTATTACCGCATTGTGCGCCTTTACCGGAATTGATCCTATGCGTGCCGGTATAGGAGCAGCTGGCGGCATACCTATTTCTATTCTGTGGTTATCCGCTTTATTACACGGCACTACTGATCATGTGCATTTATTACCAGGTGCTCGAGTTATTGCCGACCATACAGGGTTAAGTTCAGCCATAGGTAGCGCTGATGTAGTTATCACTGCAGAAGGACAATATGATGCGCAGTCTGCTACTGGCAAGGTGGTAGGCACGATTATTGAATTAGCTCAAGGTGCAGATACACGAGTTGCTGTTGCTGCAGGGAAATTCGTCGACAAGCTACCAGAGGGTGTTCTTGGACATACTCTTGCCGATCCTGCCCACTGCGATGTGCGCACTCAATTACAGCAAGCAGGACGAGCTCTCATTGCGGCTTTTCTCGATGGGCCTTTGGAAAGCGTTAAGGCTCAATAG